ATTCGCAATTATATCGATTGGTTGATCGCATTGCCCTGGGTAGCAAAAACCGAGGATGTGCTCGAGGTGCAAAATGCCAGAATGATTCTCGACGAGGATCATCATGGCTTGGAAAATCCCAAGAAACGCATTCTCGAACAACTTGCCGTGTTGCAGCTCGTGCAAAAAATGAAAGGCCCGATTTTGTGTCTGGTGGGCCCGCCGGGCGTGGGCAAAACTTCTCTCGCAAAGTCAATTTCACGCGCCATGGGACGCAATTTCGTGCGCATGTCGTTGGGCGGCGTGCGCGACGAAGCGGAAATCCGCGGGCATCGCCGCACCTACATCGGTTCGATGCCGGGCCGCATCATTCAAAGCATGAAGCGCGCCAAATCCATTAATCCGGTCTTTTTGCTCGACGAAATCGACAAGATGACGTTCGATTTTCACGGCGACCCGGCGGCCGCGCTGCTCGAAGTACTCGATCCCGAGCAGAACAAAGTTTTCAACGATCATTATCTCGAAGTCGATTACGATCTCAGCCAGGTGTTGTTCATTACCACCGCGAACGTGCGCAGCCAAATTCCCGAGCCCCTGCTGGACCGCATGGAATTGATCGATCTGCCGGGCTATCTGGAGCATGACAAGCTGGAAATCGCGAAAGGTTTCCTGCTGCCCAAATTGCTGCGCGAACACGGCCTCACCGCCGAGCAGCTCCGCTTTTCAGATGCCGCCATTCTCAAGATCATCCGCGAATACACCCGCGAGGCTGGCGTGCGCAACCTCGAGCGCGAGCTGGCTTCGGTTTGCCGCAAGACTGCCTATGCCATAACCACCAAAGGCGAGCTGAAACGCCGCGAAATCACGCCGCGCGCTCTCGAAGTGGATCTCGGCTTTCCCAAGTATCCGCAACGCCCGCTCACCGAGCAGCGTGCCATCGGAACCGCCACAGGCCTGGCGTGGACACGCTACGGCGGCGACGTGCTCGACATCGAAGTGAGCCTCATGCCGGGCAAGGGCAATCTTGTTTTGACCGGCAAGCTCGGCGACGTTATGAAAGAAAGCGCGCGTGCGGCATT
Above is a genomic segment from Cytophagia bacterium CHB2 containing:
- the lon gene encoding endopeptidase La, translating into IRNYIDWLIALPWVAKTEDVLEVQNARMILDEDHHGLENPKKRILEQLAVLQLVQKMKGPILCLVGPPGVGKTSLAKSISRAMGRNFVRMSLGGVRDEAEIRGHRRTYIGSMPGRIIQSMKRAKSINPVFLLDEIDKMTFDFHGDPAAALLEVLDPEQNKVFNDHYLEVDYDLSQVLFITTANVRSQIPEPLLDRMELIDLPGYLEHDKLEIAKGFLLPKLLREHGLTAEQLRFSDAAILKIIREYTREAGVRNLERELASVCRKTAYAITTKGELKRREITPRALEVDLGFPKYPQRPLTEQRAIGTATGLAWTRYGGDVLDIEVSLMPGKGNLVLTGKLGDVMKESARAALSFIRTNAAKLGIRGDFWKDMDLHIHIPEGSIPKDGPSAGITLVAAMVSALSNRAVRRDIALTGEITLRGSVLAIGGLNEKMLAAQRLGIKKVIIPQENAKDLKELPAPLRKGIEVITVKHVEEVLQLVLCEKEPGEQLPAQETSKTTTSRRRRMRKRMPSRPAAIN